The segment AAGCGCGGATTATTCTACAGCCGGCAACAAGTTTCCAGCACCAGCCCCAAGTATTCGAGTGATGGCGATAGCACTGGCCTCCTCACCCGAAATCAGTATAGACTCGCGGTCCCACGCGGGGACGGCGTCCCCAGATTGGGTACGTATTCCAGACAGCAAGAAAAAAGCAAACCGCCATGCATATTACCGCCACCGGCAACGCCCTGTTCAGTAAAACCCAGCAGCGCGTCCTGGGACTGCTGTTCGGAGCACCCGAACAGCAGTTCTACACCAACCAGATAGTCCGTCTTGCGGACATGGGCCGGGGCACGGTGACCCGCGAACTGGAGCGGCTGGAATCTATCGGCCTGATCCATTCCAGCCGGGAAGGGAATCAGCGCTATTACCAGGTGAACCCCCATTGCCCGCTGTATCCGGAAGTGCTGGGCATCGTGAAAAAAACCTCCGGAATCGATGCCATTGTTGGCGATGCCCTGGAAAGCTGGCGGGATCGCATTGTGCTGGCGTTTATTTATGGCGCCATCGCCAGCGGCAGGGAAACCGTCGACAGCCCGATCGAGCTGCTGATCATCGCGGAGAACCTGGCCTATGGGGATGTCATGCTGACCCTGAATGAAGCCTCCAGGGCGGCCAGCCGGCCCATTAAACCTTCCATCTACACCGGCACGCAGATCCGCCGGGAACTGCTAAAGCGCAACACCTTTATTAATCGGGTCATGGGTAATCCCAAGCTGTGGGTTCTGGGCGATGACGGCGCCTTGCTGGAGATTCGCCGGTCAGTCACACCCTGACACACTGCCGGGCCGGGTCGTGGCAATCCGGCAATCCGGCAATCCGGCAATCCGGCAATCCGGCAATCCGGCAATCCGGCAATCAAGCAATCAAGCAATCAAGCAATCAAGCAATCAAGCAATCAAGCAATCAAGCAATCAAGCAATCAAGCAATCAAGCAATCAAGCAATCAAGCAATCAAGCAATCAAGCAAAAGGCTCTTAAGCCTTATTAAAGTTCCCCCCGCTACACTGCAGTCATCCCAGCAAGGAGACTAACGTGAAACGCACTCTGACTCGATTTCTGCTCAACAGCTGCCTGGCGTCTGTTATGCCTGTGCTACCAGTGGCGTCAGTGCTGTTTGTGGCGACGCTTCCGACCCTGGGCTTTGCCCAGGGTGAGCCGCAGGACAGCCTGGACGCCCAGCTCCAGCAATGTGATTCCTGCCATGCCCCCGCGGCCCGGATTCGTTCCATTGCGCCGGTTCTTAACGGCTTGCCCCGCGGCTACCTGAAGGAACAAATGGAGAACTTCCTCTCTGGACAGCGCGGAAGCAAAGACACAGACCATTTCATCACTCAGATGACTGGGCAGCTTGCGGACCTGCCACCATCTGCCATCGAAAAACTGGCCAGGCATTACGCCAGGCAGCCGGCTGTGATGTCAGAGGAAACAGTCAGTGGCGACGCAGCAGCGGGTGAACCGCTCTTTGAAGAGCACTGTGCCGGCTGCCACAACAGTACCATGGGGCGGCTTTTTACTCGAAGCCCACCTATCGCCCAGTTGAACGGCACTTACTTGCTCGCTCAGCTGCAATCCTTCGCGAACGGGCAGCGATCATTCAGCAAATCCGGAAAACACAAGACGAGGATGGTGGAGGTTGCTAAACGTTTCAACCAGCAGGAACTGCTCAATATTACCGCCGCTATCAAGCAACCTTTAATTGAAAAGCCTTAGGGAGCCTCTGATTAATTACCACAATGCTGGGCAGTGACCCAGCCTGGTCGCCGTGTCACTGCTTCTTCAGGGCGGCCTGCAATAAATCTCCCAGGCTACCCTGCTTGCCAGTTGATTGCGTACTTGATTGCGTACTACTCCTGCCCTCTCCTCTGGGCTTTTTGATCCGCTGATCAGCCCCGGCCCTGGCCGGGGATTTTTTTGCCTCCCCGGCAGAATCCTCCAGGCGCATAGTCAGAGCAATCCGGCGTCGCTGCTCATCCACCTCCAGCACTTTCACCCGCACCACGTCGCCAGTCTTCACCACCGTGTGTGGGTCCTTGACAAAGTGATTGGCCAGCGCCGAGATATGCACCAGTCCATCCTGGTGGACCCCGATATCCACGAACGCGCCGAAATTTGTCACGTTGGTGACAACGCCTTCCAGCATCATGTCGGGCTTGAGGTCTGCCAGAGTCTCCACGCCGTCCCGGAAATCCGCCGTTTTGAATTCCGGGCGTGGATCGCGACCTGGCTTTTCCAGTTCGGCGATAATGTCGGTGACAGTTGGCAGACCGAATTGCTCATCCGTGTACGCGGCCGGGTCCAGACTCTTGAGGAAGCTCGCATCCCCGATAATCTCGCCGATGTGCCGACGGGCCAGACTGCTGATCTTCTCTACCACCCGGTAGGACTCCGGATGGACGGCCGAAGCGTCCAGAGGGTTGTCGCCATTCATGATGCGCAGAAAGCCAGCGGCCTGCTCGAAGCCTTTTGCACCGAAACGTGGCACCGCCTTCAGTTGCTCCCGCGCACTGAATCTGCCGTGCTCGTTGCGATAGTCGACGATGTTCCGGGCCAGGGACGGTGTCAGGCCGGCCACCCGGGACAACAGCGGCGCCGAAGCCATGTTGACGTCGACGCCGACGGCATTCACACAGTCCTCGATCACGGCATCCAGCGACTGGCCCAGCTTCACCTGGCTGACATCATGCTGGTACTGACCGACGCCGATGGAACGGGGCTCAATCTTGACCAGCTCTGCCAGCGGATCCTGCAGGCGCCTGGCAATGGAGATGGCGCCACGCACGGTGACATCCAGATCCGGGAATTCCTGCCTGGCAATATCCGACGCGGAGTACACCGACGCCCCTGCCTCGTTAACCATAACTTTCTTCAGACGCAATTCTGGATGCCGCTTGATCAGGTCGCCTGCCAGCTTGTCGGTCTCCCGGGAGGCAGTACCATTACCGATACTGAGCAGCTCGACATTATGCTTTTTACACAGGCCCGCGAGCACAGCGATGGATTCATCCCACTGATTACGCGGCGCGTGCGGATAGATAGCGGTGTCTTCCAGATACTTGCCGGTAGCGTCGACAATCGACACCTTAACGCCGGTACGAAGGCCGGGATCCAGCCCCATGGTTACCCGGCCACCGGCCGGCGAAGCCAGCAGAATGGCCTTGAGGTTCTGCGCAAACACACGGATCGCCTCGTCCTCGGCCTGCTCTCGCAGCTGACCCAGCAGATCCACTTCCAGTCGGGTCAGCAGTTTGACCCGCCAGGTCCAGCCCGCCACTTCTCTGAGCCAGCCGTCGCCGGGACGTCCCTGATCCTGAATACCGAAATGCGTGGCCACCATGACTTCACAGAGATCGAGCCGATCCGGCTGCCGGGCGATTTCCGCCGCGGGGCGGGACGCCACGGTGAGTGAAAGAAATCCTTCTTTGCGTCCCCGAAAGACTGCCAGGGCGCGGTGGGAGGGAATTTTGTTCAGGGGCTCTTCGTAGTCGAAGTAGTCGCGAAACTTGGCGGCTTCCTTTTCCTTGTCGGCCAGCACCTTCGATTGCAACACGCCATTTTCCCACAGGGTGTTCCGCAGGCGCCCGGTAAGTCCGGCATCCTCGCTGAATCTCTCCATAAGAATATACCTGGCTCCTTCCAGGGCGGCCTTGACATCTGCCACACCCTTTTCCGGGTCGACGAAGGCTTCCGCCTCGACCAGCGGGTCGAGGCCAGGGTCTGCGTAGAGCTGATCGGCCAATGGCTCCAGCCCCGCTTCGATGGCAATCATGCCCCGGGTGCGGCGCTTGGGCTTATAGGGCAGGTAAAGGTCTTCCAGTTCGGTCTTGGTCTGCGCAGCGCGAACCTGCTTCTCCAGCTCGGGCGTCAGCTTTTCCTGCTCGCCGATACTGTCGAGAATCACCTTGCGGCGGTCTTCCAGCTCACGCAGGTAGCGTAAGCGCGCTTCCAGATCCCGCAGCTGCAGGTCGTCCAGGCCTCCGGTGACTTCCTTACGGTAGCGGGCGATAAAGGGCACCGTCGCGCCGTCATCCAGCAATTCTACCGCAGCCTGCACCTGGGCAAGCTTTACGTTTAATTCTTCGGCAAGTTGCGCAGAAATATCCATGGGGTACTACAATCCTTTATTGAAACAGGTGGGCGGAAATGACAGGAATCTGGATAGCGTCATGGTCGCGCATTCTGCACAGGTCGGAGGACCGGTGCAAGTTCCGGTAGGTAGCAATAAATCCCACTGCTGTCTCGACGCCCAAGGGCCCTTGAAGGCGCCAACAGGAACAACTGCAATTTAACGGCAACCCCTTTTATGCCATCGCTGTCAAACATTCTGCCAGATCTGGCAACAGCACACATTGCGTGGCCCGCGACACTCAGCCATGGCCTGCTGACAGCCCCCGCCTACCAGACTACCCGTTTGAAAGTAAACAGTTTTCCCAATGGAAGTAAACGCTGATCAGGGTTGGCACGGATATCGCAACACAACCTGCAAGTAAAAGCGTCAAAGACCCACAGCGCCTGGCAACAGCCGCCGGCGCTGCCGGTGCAACCGTCAGCGCAACGGATCCCACGGCGCGCCACAGAAGGGGTGACTGAGCCACCGCCCGGCGTCACCATCGAACACAGGAGTACAATCCATGCTGCAGCGAACTG is part of the Gammaproteobacteria bacterium genome and harbors:
- a CDS encoding winged helix-turn-helix domain-containing protein, whose translation is MHITATGNALFSKTQQRVLGLLFGAPEQQFYTNQIVRLADMGRGTVTRELERLESIGLIHSSREGNQRYYQVNPHCPLYPEVLGIVKKTSGIDAIVGDALESWRDRIVLAFIYGAIASGRETVDSPIELLIIAENLAYGDVMLTLNEASRAASRPIKPSIYTGTQIRRELLKRNTFINRVMGNPKLWVLGDDGALLEIRRSVTP
- a CDS encoding c-type cytochrome, producing the protein MKRTLTRFLLNSCLASVMPVLPVASVLFVATLPTLGFAQGEPQDSLDAQLQQCDSCHAPAARIRSIAPVLNGLPRGYLKEQMENFLSGQRGSKDTDHFITQMTGQLADLPPSAIEKLARHYARQPAVMSEETVSGDAAAGEPLFEEHCAGCHNSTMGRLFTRSPPIAQLNGTYLLAQLQSFANGQRSFSKSGKHKTRMVEVAKRFNQQELLNITAAIKQPLIEKP
- a CDS encoding Tex family protein is translated as MDISAQLAEELNVKLAQVQAAVELLDDGATVPFIARYRKEVTGGLDDLQLRDLEARLRYLRELEDRRKVILDSIGEQEKLTPELEKQVRAAQTKTELEDLYLPYKPKRRTRGMIAIEAGLEPLADQLYADPGLDPLVEAEAFVDPEKGVADVKAALEGARYILMERFSEDAGLTGRLRNTLWENGVLQSKVLADKEKEAAKFRDYFDYEEPLNKIPSHRALAVFRGRKEGFLSLTVASRPAAEIARQPDRLDLCEVMVATHFGIQDQGRPGDGWLREVAGWTWRVKLLTRLEVDLLGQLREQAEDEAIRVFAQNLKAILLASPAGGRVTMGLDPGLRTGVKVSIVDATGKYLEDTAIYPHAPRNQWDESIAVLAGLCKKHNVELLSIGNGTASRETDKLAGDLIKRHPELRLKKVMVNEAGASVYSASDIARQEFPDLDVTVRGAISIARRLQDPLAELVKIEPRSIGVGQYQHDVSQVKLGQSLDAVIEDCVNAVGVDVNMASAPLLSRVAGLTPSLARNIVDYRNEHGRFSAREQLKAVPRFGAKGFEQAAGFLRIMNGDNPLDASAVHPESYRVVEKISSLARRHIGEIIGDASFLKSLDPAAYTDEQFGLPTVTDIIAELEKPGRDPRPEFKTADFRDGVETLADLKPDMMLEGVVTNVTNFGAFVDIGVHQDGLVHISALANHFVKDPHTVVKTGDVVRVKVLEVDEQRRRIALTMRLEDSAGEAKKSPARAGADQRIKKPRGEGRSSTQSSTQSTGKQGSLGDLLQAALKKQ